Proteins encoded within one genomic window of Bradyrhizobium sp. CB1717:
- a CDS encoding aromatic ring-hydroxylating dioxygenase subunit alpha — MMSQEQNDLITRTGPKDPCGKLMRSYWQPAALVDELASARPIRPVKLLGENLVLFRDETGRYGLIDRHCAHRGADLAFGRLEHGGLRCAFHGWLFDATGQCIETPAEPKDSKLCQNIRQRSYPVVEKSGILWAYLGEGEPPAFPEIDCFVAPGTHTFAFKGHMACNWLQALEVGIDPAHASYLHRFFEDEDTSTAYGKQFRGASAGSDLPMTKILREYDRPIINVEHTEYGLRLIALREIDEERTHVRVTNQLFPHGFVIPMSTEMTITQWHVPVDDENCYWYAIFTSYTNAVDKQKMRDQRLELYELPDYVSRKNRSNDYGFDPHEQQTATYTGMGTDINVHDQWAVESMGAIQDRTKEHLGQSDKAIVQYRRLLRQEIEKVQGGEKPMLHLDESNARSIQGPATMDGIGPTRGWETYWMEVDVKRRRGAPWTAPVPKEIADNVHRLTAAE; from the coding sequence GACGAGCTCGCGAGCGCGCGGCCGATCCGTCCCGTCAAACTGCTCGGCGAGAACCTGGTGCTGTTCCGCGACGAGACCGGGCGCTACGGCCTGATCGATCGCCACTGCGCGCATCGCGGCGCCGACCTCGCCTTCGGACGGCTCGAGCATGGCGGCCTGCGCTGTGCCTTCCACGGCTGGCTGTTCGACGCCACCGGCCAATGCATCGAGACGCCGGCCGAGCCGAAGGATTCAAAGCTCTGCCAGAACATCCGTCAGCGCTCCTATCCCGTGGTGGAGAAGAGCGGCATCCTCTGGGCTTATCTCGGCGAAGGCGAGCCGCCCGCCTTCCCGGAGATCGATTGCTTCGTCGCGCCCGGCACGCACACTTTTGCCTTCAAGGGGCACATGGCCTGCAACTGGCTGCAGGCGCTGGAGGTCGGCATCGATCCCGCGCACGCCTCCTACCTGCACCGCTTCTTCGAGGACGAGGACACCTCCACCGCCTACGGCAAGCAGTTCCGCGGCGCCTCGGCCGGCAGCGACCTGCCGATGACGAAGATCCTGCGCGAATACGACCGCCCGATCATCAATGTCGAGCACACCGAATATGGCCTGCGGTTGATCGCGCTGCGCGAGATCGACGAGGAGCGCACCCATGTGCGCGTCACCAACCAGCTATTCCCGCACGGCTTCGTCATTCCCATGAGCACGGAGATGACGATCACGCAGTGGCACGTCCCCGTCGATGACGAGAACTGCTACTGGTACGCGATCTTCACGAGCTATACGAACGCGGTCGACAAGCAGAAGATGCGCGACCAGCGGCTCGAGCTCTATGAGCTGCCCGACTACGTCTCGCGCAAGAACCGCAGCAACGATTACGGTTTCGATCCGCACGAGCAGCAGACCGCGACCTATACCGGCATGGGCACCGACATCAACGTCCACGACCAGTGGGCGGTGGAATCGATGGGCGCGATCCAGGACCGCACCAAGGAGCATCTCGGACAATCCGACAAGGCGATCGTGCAGTACCGCCGTCTGCTGCGGCAGGAGATCGAGAAGGTCCAGGGCGGCGAGAAGCCGATGCTGCATCTCGACGAGAGCAACGCACGCAGCATCCAGGGCCCCGCGACCATGGACGGCATCGGGCCGACGCGGGGCTGGGAAACCTACTGGATGGAGGTCGACGTCAAGCGCCGCCGCGGCGCGCCGTGGACGGCGCCTGTGCCGAAGGAGATCGCGGACAACGTGCATCGGCTGACGGCGGCGGAGTGA
- a CDS encoding glutamine synthetase family protein: protein MTFVARHALWSDEQKDAAARMRRIVEDKNLEVIRLAFPDQHGILRGKTIVATEAIASLESGCSITTTMLAKDTSHRTVFPVFTSGGGFGMKEMEGAADVLMVADPTTFRVLPWAPTTGWVLCDLYFNDGRPVPFATRGLYKRVLDELGARGYDFVAGLEVEFHIFRLDDPHMRAEDAGQPGTPPSVSLLSHGYQYLTEQRFDQMEPVLEILRRDVVALGLPLRSVEVEFGPSQCEFTFQPRKGLEPADNMVLFRSAVKQIARRHGYHATFMCRPKLPNVFASGWHLHQSIVSRATAENQFMAKAGGEPLSTFGKSYLAGLLDHARASTVFTTPTINGYKRYRSYSLAPDRAIWGRDNRGVMIRVLGGANDAATRLENRIGEPAANPYLYMASQILSGLDGVDRKLDPGPSADTPYETKAPLLPKSLRDAVAALKDDPFFREKFGAEFVDYYTHIKNAEIDRFLAEVTDWEHREYFEMF from the coding sequence GTGACTTTCGTCGCGCGCCATGCGCTGTGGTCGGATGAGCAGAAGGACGCAGCTGCGCGCATGCGCCGCATCGTCGAGGACAAGAACCTCGAGGTCATCCGCCTCGCCTTCCCAGATCAGCACGGCATTTTGCGCGGCAAGACCATCGTCGCCACTGAAGCGATCGCCTCGCTGGAGAGCGGCTGCTCGATCACCACGACCATGCTCGCCAAGGACACCTCGCACCGCACGGTGTTTCCGGTGTTCACATCGGGCGGCGGGTTCGGCATGAAGGAGATGGAAGGCGCGGCCGATGTGCTGATGGTCGCCGATCCCACCACCTTTCGCGTGCTGCCCTGGGCGCCAACCACCGGCTGGGTGCTCTGCGACCTCTATTTCAACGACGGCCGTCCGGTGCCGTTCGCGACCCGCGGGCTCTACAAGCGCGTGCTCGATGAGCTCGGCGCGCGCGGCTACGATTTCGTCGCGGGGCTCGAGGTCGAATTCCACATCTTCCGGCTCGACGATCCGCACATGCGCGCGGAAGACGCGGGCCAGCCCGGCACGCCGCCGTCCGTGAGCCTGCTGAGCCACGGCTATCAATATCTCACCGAGCAGCGCTTCGATCAGATGGAGCCGGTGCTGGAGATTCTTCGACGCGATGTCGTCGCGCTGGGGTTGCCGCTACGCTCGGTCGAGGTCGAGTTCGGGCCGAGCCAGTGCGAATTCACCTTTCAGCCGCGGAAGGGCCTGGAGCCCGCCGACAACATGGTGCTGTTCCGCTCTGCCGTGAAGCAGATCGCCCGCCGCCACGGCTATCACGCCACCTTCATGTGCCGGCCGAAACTGCCGAACGTGTTCGCGAGCGGCTGGCATCTGCACCAGTCGATCGTCTCGCGCGCGACGGCTGAGAACCAGTTCATGGCGAAAGCCGGCGGCGAGCCGCTCAGCACGTTCGGCAAGTCCTACCTCGCGGGCTTGCTCGACCACGCCCGCGCCTCCACCGTATTCACCACGCCGACCATCAACGGCTACAAGCGCTACCGCTCCTATTCGCTGGCGCCCGACCGCGCGATCTGGGGCCGCGACAATCGCGGCGTGATGATCCGCGTGCTCGGCGGCGCCAATGATGCCGCGACGCGCCTTGAGAACCGGATCGGCGAGCCCGCCGCCAATCCCTATCTCTACATGGCCTCGCAGATTCTCTCAGGCCTCGACGGCGTCGACCGCAAGCTCGATCCCGGCCCCTCGGCCGACACGCCCTACGAGACCAAGGCGCCGTTGCTGCCGAAGAGCTTGCGCGATGCTGTCGCCGCACTGAAGGACGACCCGTTCTTCCGCGAAAAGTTCGGTGCTGAGTTCGTCGACTACTACACCCACATCAAGAACGCCGAGATCGACCGCTTCCTGGCCGAGGTCACCGACTGGGAACATCGCGAATATTTCGAGATGTTCTGA